The following proteins are encoded in a genomic region of Variovorax paradoxus:
- a CDS encoding substrate-binding domain-containing protein — MTTSFHVSMHRARRAVFASTLAAVLAGLGGHAMADDFLDLARQKVAAATAPKNKWDGPTTGPKAAADKTIVFVASDMRNGGVLGVSKGVEEAAGAIGWKVRVLDGQGTVQGRTAAFNQAMALKPAGILLGGFDAKEQAANVKKATESKVPVVGWHAAKEAGAVDGMFFNVTTSAQDVAEIAALYAVAKSDGKAGVVVFTDSAYAVAIAKSNAMADVIRKCGGCTLLGVEDTPLADTSTRMPQLTTSLIQRHGAKWTYSLGINDLYFDFMGPTLQSAGASAKGLQNLSGGDGSESAYQRIRNQRFQAGTVPEPLNLHGWQMVDEINRALGGQAASGYSTPVHLVTADNIKNDGGPKNSFDPDNGYRAAYRTIWGK; from the coding sequence ATGACGACATCCTTCCATGTATCGATGCACCGGGCCCGCCGCGCGGTGTTCGCCAGCACCCTGGCCGCCGTTCTCGCGGGCCTCGGCGGCCACGCAATGGCCGACGACTTTCTGGACTTGGCCAGGCAGAAGGTCGCAGCCGCCACGGCACCGAAGAACAAATGGGACGGCCCCACCACCGGCCCCAAGGCGGCGGCCGACAAGACCATCGTGTTTGTCGCGTCCGACATGCGCAACGGCGGCGTGCTCGGCGTCTCCAAGGGCGTGGAAGAAGCCGCCGGCGCCATCGGCTGGAAGGTGCGTGTGCTCGACGGGCAAGGCACCGTGCAAGGCCGCACCGCCGCTTTCAACCAGGCGATGGCGCTCAAGCCGGCCGGCATTCTGCTCGGCGGCTTCGACGCCAAGGAGCAAGCCGCCAACGTGAAGAAAGCCACCGAGAGCAAGGTGCCCGTGGTCGGCTGGCATGCCGCGAAGGAAGCCGGCGCCGTCGACGGCATGTTCTTCAACGTGACGACCAGCGCGCAGGACGTGGCGGAGATCGCGGCGCTCTATGCGGTCGCGAAGTCGGACGGCAAGGCGGGCGTGGTGGTGTTCACCGACTCGGCCTACGCGGTCGCGATCGCCAAGTCGAACGCGATGGCCGACGTCATCCGGAAGTGCGGCGGCTGCACGTTGCTCGGCGTCGAGGACACGCCGCTCGCCGACACCTCGACCCGCATGCCGCAGCTGACGACCTCGCTGATCCAGCGCCACGGCGCCAAGTGGACCTACTCCCTTGGCATCAACGATCTCTATTTCGACTTCATGGGTCCCACCCTGCAGTCGGCCGGCGCCAGCGCGAAGGGTCTGCAGAACCTCTCGGGCGGCGACGGCTCGGAGTCGGCGTACCAGCGCATCCGCAACCAGCGTTTCCAGGCCGGCACGGTGCCGGAGCCGCTCAATCTGCACGGCTGGCAGATGGTCGATGAAATCAACCGCGCACTCGGCGGCCAGGCGGCCAGCGGCTACTCGACGCCGGTGCACCTCGTGACGGCCGACAACATCAAGAACGATGGCGGCCCCAAGAACAGCTTCGACCCCGACAACGGCTACCGCGCCGCCTATCGGACGATCTGGGGCAAGTGA
- a CDS encoding ABC transporter permease: protein MTTSIKATALEPDPSFDARVSGLIGRIGRQAPVYGLPVLTLGLIVLFSILLPQSFPTLFNLRSILSDKSVIALLALAATIPMMTGKIDLTVGYGIVLWHILAISLQTQFGLPWPAAVAVVLLCGALFGVLNGLLVEQAQIDSFIATLGTGTVLYAVALWHSGGRQVIGSLPDGFLNISGAELFGLPVTAFYVLALAVVLWLVSEHTPIGRALYVIGSNPKAAVLNGIPLQKCVMGAFVASGTLSAFAGVVLASRLQIGQAGVGLEFLLPALVGAFLGSTTIRPGRVNVWGTLVGVAILAVGISGIQQFGGAFFVEPLFNGVTLLVSIGIAGYAQRKRGQSIKRRIAEQQIASHPASAPTLPLKT from the coding sequence ATGACCACTTCCATCAAAGCCACCGCGCTCGAACCCGATCCGTCTTTCGATGCCAGGGTTTCCGGCCTGATCGGCCGCATCGGGCGGCAGGCACCGGTCTACGGCTTGCCGGTGCTGACGCTCGGGCTGATCGTGCTGTTCTCGATCCTGCTGCCGCAGAGCTTTCCGACGCTGTTCAACCTGCGCTCGATCCTGAGCGACAAGTCGGTGATCGCGCTGCTCGCGCTCGCCGCCACCATTCCGATGATGACCGGCAAGATCGACCTCACGGTGGGCTACGGCATCGTGCTGTGGCACATCCTGGCGATCAGCCTGCAGACCCAGTTCGGGCTGCCTTGGCCCGCGGCGGTGGCGGTGGTGCTGCTGTGCGGCGCGCTGTTCGGCGTTCTCAACGGCCTGCTGGTGGAGCAGGCGCAGATCGACTCCTTCATTGCCACGCTCGGCACCGGCACCGTGCTGTACGCCGTCGCGCTGTGGCACAGCGGTGGGCGGCAGGTGATCGGCAGCCTGCCGGACGGCTTCCTGAACATTTCCGGTGCGGAATTGTTCGGCCTGCCGGTGACTGCTTTCTACGTGTTGGCGCTGGCCGTGGTGCTCTGGCTGGTGAGCGAGCACACGCCGATCGGCCGCGCGCTCTACGTGATCGGCTCTAACCCGAAGGCGGCGGTGCTCAACGGCATTCCGCTGCAGAAATGCGTGATGGGCGCCTTCGTCGCCTCGGGCACGCTGTCGGCCTTTGCCGGCGTGGTGCTGGCCTCGCGCCTGCAGATCGGCCAGGCCGGTGTCGGGCTCGAGTTCCTGCTGCCGGCGCTGGTCGGGGCCTTTCTCGGTTCCACCACCATCCGGCCGGGCCGCGTGAACGTCTGGGGCACCCTGGTCGGCGTGGCGATCCTCGCGGTGGGCATCTCCGGCATCCAGCAGTTCGGCGGCGCCTTCTTCGTCGAGCCGCTGTTCAACGGCGTCACGCTGCTGGTGTCGATCGGCATCGCGGGCTATGCCCAACGCAAACGCGGGCAGTCGATCAAGCGCCGGATCGCCGAGCAGCAGATCGCATCCCATCCGGCAAGCGCGCCGACGCTTCCCTTGAAGACTTGA
- a CDS encoding sugar ABC transporter ATP-binding protein, translating into MRGAPVNHAATATRVLRVEALSKRFGGTQAVDNVSLDLHAGEILALLGENGAGKSTLIKILAGVYGQDSGSVALQGRPEAEWRAAPREEQGMAFIHQDLGLVEWMTVAENVALGMGFPRRLGLIDWKQVERNACRVLGHVGCDIDPRRRVFTLTRAEKSLLAIGRALDADARVLVLDEPTASLPMADVQRMFALLRQLRERGVAMIYVSHRLDEIMDISDRAAVMRDGKLVGTRVTAEASAAELVELIVGSKFDVSLPKARGDGTETLLALDEVYSANAGPVTLQARRGEVLGLIGLRGAGHEAIGRLLFGLSGLERGRILLGGQPVAPRNPAQAIRLGIGLVAADRLEENLGGSLSVQENLFPNPALTLGTLLTRLAPQDESAEARRLIRQFDVNPPAPQAEVQNLSGGNQQKVVLARWMNLKLPLLILEEPTAGVDVGAKRQIYEILRQQADAGVCVLVISTDFEEVANVCTRAMVFRNGTVACELDGTALTVAGLLVAAAGADGPASRTHTTTQEAIAS; encoded by the coding sequence ATGCGTGGTGCTCCTGTGAACCACGCCGCAACCGCAACGCGCGTGCTGCGCGTCGAGGCGCTCAGCAAGCGCTTCGGCGGCACCCAGGCCGTCGACAACGTCTCGCTCGACCTGCACGCCGGCGAGATCCTCGCGCTCCTGGGCGAGAACGGCGCCGGCAAGTCCACCCTGATCAAGATCCTGGCCGGCGTCTACGGCCAGGACAGCGGCAGCGTCGCGCTGCAGGGCCGCCCCGAGGCCGAGTGGCGCGCCGCGCCGCGCGAAGAGCAAGGCATGGCCTTCATCCACCAGGACCTCGGCCTCGTCGAATGGATGACGGTGGCCGAGAACGTGGCGCTCGGCATGGGCTTTCCGCGCCGGCTCGGCCTGATCGACTGGAAGCAGGTCGAGCGCAACGCATGCCGCGTGCTCGGGCATGTCGGTTGCGACATCGATCCGCGGCGGCGCGTCTTCACGCTGACGCGCGCCGAGAAGTCGCTGCTCGCGATCGGCCGCGCGCTCGACGCCGACGCCCGAGTGCTGGTGCTCGACGAGCCCACGGCCAGCCTGCCCATGGCCGACGTGCAGCGCATGTTCGCCCTGCTGCGGCAGCTGCGCGAGCGCGGCGTGGCAATGATCTACGTGTCGCACCGGCTCGACGAGATCATGGACATCTCCGACCGTGCCGCGGTCATGCGCGACGGCAAGCTGGTCGGCACCCGGGTCACGGCCGAGGCGAGCGCGGCGGAACTGGTCGAGCTGATCGTCGGCAGCAAGTTCGACGTGTCGCTGCCCAAGGCCCGCGGCGACGGCACCGAGACCCTGCTGGCACTCGACGAGGTGTATTCGGCCAACGCCGGCCCCGTGACGCTGCAGGCCCGCCGCGGCGAGGTGCTCGGCCTGATCGGGCTGCGCGGCGCCGGGCACGAGGCCATCGGGCGCCTGCTTTTCGGCCTGTCCGGACTGGAGCGCGGCCGCATCCTGCTCGGCGGACAACCGGTTGCGCCGCGCAATCCCGCGCAAGCGATCCGGCTCGGCATCGGGCTGGTGGCGGCCGACCGGCTCGAGGAGAACCTCGGCGGCAGCCTCAGCGTGCAGGAGAACCTGTTTCCCAATCCGGCACTGACGCTCGGCACCCTGCTGACCCGGCTGGCGCCGCAAGACGAATCGGCCGAGGCGCGCCGCCTGATCCGCCAGTTCGACGTCAATCCGCCGGCGCCGCAGGCCGAGGTGCAGAACCTCAGCGGCGGCAACCAGCAGAAGGTGGTGCTGGCGCGATGGATGAACCTGAAGCTGCCGCTCCTCATCCTCGAAGAGCCCACCGCGGGCGTCGACGTCGGCGCCAAGCGGCAGATCTACGAAATCCTGCGCCAGCAGGCGGACGCCGGCGTCTGCGTGCTGGTGATCTCCACGGACTTCGAGGAGGTCGCCAACGTGTGCACGCGCGCCATGGTGTTTCGCAACGGCACGGTGGCATGCGAACTCGACGGCACCGCGCTCACCGTCGCCGGACTGCTGGTCGCCGCGGCGGGCGCCGACGGCCCGGCATCACGAACCCACACAACAACACAAGAGGCAATCGCATCATGA
- a CDS encoding YncE family protein, which translates to MTQEILLLVEKCSHCFSYYDIASGERLHSIALEAFPHEFVVDAAKRFAYIGHYGVETSGHLGHGGTRIFQIDIAARKLARTIDIAPFNRLHGMQMDEQGRLYALSEDRAQLVVLDHPETDTAPRRAVPAGGIKSHLFALTRDGQTAYVMNLLSHTVTKVRPHDATVAPVPCSPGEKPEGYALSADEKTLYVTNRWSNTLAAIDTASMTVLREAPSRDDATRLYLYRDGRLVVTNYGERSLSVVDPQTLKELARIPMEARAIALSFHPTRPLAFVSQDNDKLGYFNMETLAFERFIGTQREPDVSCVVLL; encoded by the coding sequence ATGACCCAAGAAATCCTGCTTCTGGTGGAAAAGTGCAGCCACTGTTTCAGCTACTACGACATTGCGAGCGGCGAGCGGCTGCACAGCATCGCGCTCGAAGCGTTTCCGCATGAGTTCGTGGTGGACGCGGCGAAGCGCTTTGCCTACATCGGCCACTACGGCGTCGAGACCTCGGGCCATCTGGGCCACGGCGGCACGCGCATCTTCCAGATCGACATCGCGGCGCGCAAGCTCGCGCGCACCATCGACATCGCCCCCTTCAATCGGCTGCACGGCATGCAGATGGACGAACAGGGCCGCCTCTATGCGCTGAGCGAAGACCGAGCCCAGTTGGTGGTGCTCGACCATCCGGAGACCGACACCGCCCCGCGGCGCGCAGTGCCCGCCGGCGGCATCAAGAGCCACCTGTTCGCCCTCACCCGCGACGGGCAGACCGCCTACGTGATGAACCTGCTCTCGCACACCGTGACCAAGGTCCGGCCGCACGACGCCACGGTGGCACCGGTGCCCTGCTCTCCCGGCGAGAAGCCCGAAGGCTATGCGCTCTCGGCCGACGAGAAAACGCTCTACGTGACCAACCGCTGGAGCAACACGCTCGCCGCCATCGACACCGCCAGCATGACGGTGCTGCGCGAAGCCCCGTCCCGCGACGACGCCACGCGCCTGTATCTCTACCGCGACGGGCGGCTCGTGGTCACCAACTATGGGGAGCGCAGCCTGTCGGTGGTCGATCCGCAGACCCTGAAGGAACTGGCCCGGATTCCGATGGAGGCGCGCGCCATCGCGCTGAGCTTCCACCCCACCCGGCCGCTCGCCTTCGTGAGCCAGGACAACGACAAGCTGGGCTACTTCAACATGGAAACGCTGGCCTTCGAGCGCTTCATCGGCACGCAGCGCGAGCCGGACGTCTCATGCGTGGTGCTCCTGTGA
- a CDS encoding SMP-30/gluconolactonase/LRE family protein, with amino-acid sequence MNPSIEVFDERLRPIVEGARLEQLCTGAEWSEGPVWMHEDQAVLWSDIPNNRMLRWSERDGMSVWRTGVEFTNGHTRDLNGDLLHCSHGLRAIVRTRVSAGGVQADAPDEIVVDRYLGKRLNSPNDIVVKRDGTLWFTDPPYGIASDREGHRAEREQAANHVFRFDPASGRLDAMTDAVQEPNGLAFSPDESRLYVSDTSAAMRSDGSGRHHLMVFDVRADGLADPRVFAEVNPGLPDGFRLDTQGWLYTSSLDGVQVYHPDGSLLGKIHVPEKVGNLCFGGARRNQLYIAASSSLYRIVLRTEGIQRP; translated from the coding sequence ATGAACCCTTCGATCGAAGTCTTCGACGAGCGCCTGCGGCCCATCGTCGAAGGCGCCCGGCTGGAGCAACTGTGCACTGGCGCCGAATGGAGCGAGGGTCCGGTCTGGATGCACGAGGACCAAGCCGTGCTCTGGAGCGACATTCCGAACAACCGCATGCTGCGCTGGAGCGAACGCGACGGCATGAGCGTGTGGCGCACGGGTGTCGAATTCACCAACGGCCACACGCGCGATCTCAACGGCGATTTGCTCCACTGCTCGCACGGGCTGCGCGCCATCGTGCGCACCCGCGTTTCGGCCGGTGGCGTTCAGGCCGATGCACCCGACGAGATCGTGGTCGACCGCTACCTCGGCAAGCGCCTCAATTCGCCCAACGACATCGTCGTGAAGCGCGACGGCACCCTCTGGTTCACCGACCCGCCCTACGGCATTGCGAGCGACCGTGAGGGCCATCGCGCCGAGCGCGAGCAGGCGGCCAATCATGTGTTCCGCTTCGATCCGGCAAGCGGCCGCCTCGATGCGATGACCGACGCGGTGCAGGAACCCAATGGCCTTGCGTTCTCGCCCGACGAATCCCGGCTCTACGTCAGCGACACCTCGGCCGCGATGCGAAGCGACGGCAGCGGCCGCCACCACCTGATGGTGTTCGACGTGCGCGCCGATGGGCTTGCCGACCCTCGCGTGTTCGCCGAGGTGAACCCCGGCCTGCCCGACGGCTTCCGCCTCGATACCCAGGGCTGGCTGTACACCAGCAGCCTCGACGGCGTTCAGGTCTATCACCCCGACGGCAGCCTGCTGGGCAAGATCCACGTGCCCGAGAAAGTGGGCAATCTCTGCTTCGGCGGCGCGCGCCGCAACCAGCTCTACATCGCGGCGAGCAGCTCGCTCTATCGAATCGTGCTTCGCACGGAAGGAATCCAGCGTCCATGA
- a CDS encoding dihydrodipicolinate synthase family protein produces the protein MTTAHPVRFRGIFPVVPTPFTENGELDLESQKRCVDFMIDAGSDGLCILANFSEQFLLSDDEREVLTRTVLEHVAGRVPVIVTTTHFSTEVCAARSRRAQDMGAAMLMVMPPYHGATFRVPEPQIHAFYARLSDAVGIPVMVQDAPAAGTPLSAAFLAQMAREIEHVSYFKIETAGAASKLRELIRLGGDAVEGPWDGEEAITLLPDLDAGATGSMTGGGYPDGIRPIIEAHRTGDRDKAFALYQRWLPLINHENRQSGFLAAKALMKEGGVIACEAPRHPWPAMHPETRKGLIETARRLDPLVLRWAR, from the coding sequence ATGACAACCGCTCACCCCGTCCGCTTTCGCGGCATCTTCCCCGTCGTACCGACGCCGTTCACCGAGAACGGCGAACTCGATCTCGAAAGCCAGAAGCGCTGCGTCGACTTCATGATCGATGCCGGCTCCGACGGCCTGTGCATCCTGGCCAACTTCTCCGAGCAGTTCCTGCTGTCGGACGACGAACGCGAAGTGCTCACGCGCACCGTGCTCGAGCACGTTGCCGGCCGCGTACCGGTGATCGTGACCACCACGCACTTCAGCACCGAGGTCTGTGCCGCGCGCAGCCGGCGCGCGCAGGACATGGGCGCCGCCATGCTCATGGTGATGCCGCCCTATCACGGCGCCACCTTCCGCGTGCCCGAGCCGCAGATCCACGCGTTCTATGCACGCTTGTCCGACGCGGTCGGCATTCCCGTCATGGTCCAGGACGCACCGGCCGCGGGCACACCGCTGTCGGCCGCGTTCCTCGCACAGATGGCGCGCGAGATCGAGCATGTCTCCTACTTCAAGATCGAAACGGCCGGTGCCGCATCGAAGCTGCGCGAGCTGATCCGGCTTGGCGGCGACGCGGTCGAAGGCCCCTGGGATGGCGAAGAAGCCATCACGCTGCTGCCCGACCTCGATGCCGGCGCCACCGGTTCGATGACCGGCGGCGGCTACCCCGACGGCATTCGCCCGATCATCGAAGCCCATCGCACGGGCGACCGCGACAAGGCCTTTGCGCTCTACCAGCGCTGGCTGCCGCTGATCAACCACGAGAACCGGCAATCGGGCTTTCTCGCGGCCAAGGCGCTGATGAAGGAAGGCGGCGTGATCGCCTGCGAAGCGCCGCGCCACCCGTGGCCCGCCATGCACCCCGAAACCCGCAAGGGCCTGATCGAAACCGCGCGCCGGCTCGATCCGCTGGTGCTGCGCTGGGCACGCTGA
- a CDS encoding UxaA family hydrolase yields MASPLFRPRARVIRLHAEDDVVISLDQLVAGTHIESEGVAVAGLIPPGHKMAARAIEPGAAVRRYGQIIGFASQPIRAGQHVHTHNLAMGDFTRDHAHAADARATAYAAEPATFEGIVREDGRVATRNYIGILTSVNCSATVARAIADRFRRDIHPDMLAPYPNIDGVVALTHGTGCAVDPAGEGLAILQRTLGGYACHPNFAGVLVIGLGCETNQVSTLLATQGLTDSTRLRSFTIQDTGGTTRTIARGIELIREMLPQADAVKRQTVPVSHLVIGLQCGGSDGYSGISANPVLGAAVDLLVQHGGTAILSETPEIYGAEHLLTRRAQTLEVGRKLVERIRWWEAYCARNGAAMDNNPSAGNKAGGLTTVLEKSLGGIAKAGSTNLVDVYEYAQPVTARGLVFMDTPGYDPISATGQVAGGANLICFTTGRGSAYGCAPSPSFKLATNTALWQRQSDDMDLNCGEVLDGTRSIEELGARLFEMLLDTASGQPSRSELHGYGQQEFVPWQISVVT; encoded by the coding sequence ATGGCCTCCCCATTGTTCCGACCCCGCGCACGCGTGATCCGGCTTCATGCCGAGGACGATGTCGTGATCTCGCTCGACCAGCTGGTCGCGGGCACGCACATCGAAAGCGAAGGCGTGGCCGTGGCGGGCCTGATTCCGCCGGGCCACAAGATGGCTGCGCGCGCCATCGAGCCGGGCGCGGCCGTGCGCCGCTACGGGCAGATCATCGGCTTTGCGAGCCAGCCGATTCGGGCGGGCCAGCATGTGCACACGCACAACCTCGCGATGGGCGACTTCACGCGCGACCATGCGCATGCGGCCGATGCGCGCGCGACCGCATACGCCGCGGAGCCCGCAACCTTCGAAGGCATCGTGCGCGAAGACGGCCGCGTCGCCACGCGCAACTACATCGGCATATTGACCTCGGTGAACTGCTCGGCCACGGTGGCGCGCGCCATTGCCGACCGCTTCCGGCGCGACATCCATCCGGACATGCTCGCGCCGTATCCGAACATCGACGGCGTGGTGGCGCTCACGCACGGCACCGGTTGCGCGGTCGATCCAGCGGGCGAAGGCCTGGCCATCCTGCAGCGCACGCTGGGGGGCTACGCCTGCCACCCCAACTTCGCGGGCGTGCTGGTCATCGGCCTGGGCTGCGAGACCAACCAGGTGTCCACCCTGCTCGCCACGCAAGGCCTGACCGACAGTACCCGCCTGCGCAGCTTCACGATCCAGGACACGGGCGGCACCACGCGCACCATTGCACGGGGCATCGAGCTGATCCGCGAGATGCTGCCGCAAGCCGACGCCGTGAAGCGCCAGACCGTGCCCGTGAGCCACCTGGTGATCGGCCTTCAGTGCGGCGGATCCGATGGCTATTCGGGCATCTCGGCCAACCCGGTGCTCGGCGCGGCCGTCGACCTGCTGGTGCAGCACGGCGGCACGGCCATCCTTTCGGAAACGCCGGAGATCTACGGCGCAGAACATCTGCTCACGCGGCGTGCGCAAACGCTCGAGGTCGGGCGCAAGCTGGTCGAGCGCATCCGCTGGTGGGAGGCCTACTGCGCGCGCAACGGCGCGGCAATGGACAACAACCCCTCGGCCGGCAACAAGGCGGGCGGCCTCACCACCGTGCTCGAAAAATCGCTGGGCGGCATTGCCAAGGCCGGCTCGACCAACCTGGTGGACGTCTACGAGTATGCGCAGCCGGTGACGGCGCGCGGCCTGGTGTTCATGGACACGCCGGGCTACGACCCGATCTCCGCCACCGGGCAGGTCGCGGGCGGCGCGAACCTGATCTGCTTCACCACGGGCCGAGGCTCGGCCTACGGCTGCGCGCCCTCGCCCTCCTTCAAGCTCGCCACCAACACCGCGCTGTGGCAGCGCCAGTCCGACGACATGGACCTGAACTGCGGCGAAGTGCTCGACGGCACACGCAGCATCGAGGAACTGGGCGCCCGCCTGTTCGAAATGCTGCTGGACACAGCTTCCGGTCAGCCTTCGCGCAGTGAACTCCACGGCTATGGGCAGCAGGAGTTCGTGCCCTGGCAAATCAGCGTGGTCACCTGA
- a CDS encoding L-rhamnonate dehydratase — protein MKIKSVRARVFEWKGKTVPPQGNFCSNAMDLLYAPQETMSTFRFHSWTVVEIETDDGIVGLGNVALAPAIAKAIIDQYLAPLVVGQDPWDYEYLWQRMYRATHAWGRKGVTMAAISAVDLAIWDILGKSVNKPVFKLLGGRTKEKIPCYYSKLYRTDLKEMQAEAQKFLDQGFTAFKMRFGYGPAHLQKGVAENLKSVEAVREVIGYDNDLMLECYMGWNVEYAKRMLPKLEKFQPRWLEEPVIADDIDGYAELNQLTNIPISGGEHEFSLYGFKQLLDRKAVSVVQYDTNRVGGITAAHKINALCEAYSVPVIPHAGQMHNYHLTMSTLASPMAEYFPMHDVEVGNELFYYIFDGEPVAENGFLQLDDHTPGLGLTLKTEHLKDFNIVE, from the coding sequence ATGAAGATCAAATCCGTTCGCGCCCGCGTTTTCGAGTGGAAGGGCAAGACCGTTCCGCCGCAGGGCAACTTTTGCTCCAACGCGATGGACCTGCTGTACGCGCCGCAGGAAACCATGAGCACCTTCCGCTTCCATTCGTGGACCGTGGTCGAGATCGAGACCGACGACGGCATCGTGGGCCTGGGCAACGTGGCGCTCGCGCCGGCCATCGCCAAGGCGATCATCGACCAATACCTTGCGCCGCTGGTCGTCGGCCAGGACCCGTGGGACTACGAGTACCTGTGGCAGCGCATGTACCGCGCCACGCACGCCTGGGGGCGCAAGGGCGTGACCATGGCCGCCATCTCGGCAGTCGACCTCGCGATCTGGGACATCCTGGGCAAGTCGGTGAACAAGCCGGTGTTCAAGCTGCTCGGCGGCCGCACCAAGGAAAAGATTCCCTGCTACTACTCCAAGCTCTACCGCACCGACCTGAAGGAAATGCAGGCCGAGGCGCAGAAGTTTCTCGACCAGGGCTTTACCGCCTTCAAGATGCGCTTCGGCTACGGCCCGGCGCACCTGCAGAAAGGCGTGGCAGAAAACCTGAAGTCCGTCGAAGCCGTGCGCGAAGTCATCGGCTACGACAACGACCTGATGCTCGAGTGCTACATGGGATGGAATGTCGAGTACGCCAAGCGCATGCTGCCCAAGCTCGAGAAGTTCCAGCCGCGCTGGCTCGAGGAGCCGGTCATCGCCGACGACATCGACGGCTATGCCGAGCTCAACCAGCTCACCAACATTCCGATCTCGGGCGGCGAGCACGAGTTCTCGCTCTACGGCTTCAAGCAGTTGCTGGACCGCAAGGCAGTGTCGGTCGTGCAGTACGACACCAACCGCGTCGGCGGCATCACGGCCGCGCACAAGATCAATGCGCTGTGCGAGGCCTACAGCGTACCGGTCATTCCGCATGCCGGCCAGATGCACAACTACCACCTGACCATGAGCACGCTGGCCTCGCCGATGGCCGAGTACTTCCCGATGCACGACGTGGAAGTGGGCAATGAGCTGTTCTATTACATCTTCGACGGCGAGCCGGTGGCCGAGAACGGCTTCCTGCAGCTCGACGACCACACGCCGGGCCTCGGCCTCACGCTGAAGACCGAGCATCTGAAGGACTTCAACATCGTCGAGTGA
- a CDS encoding 4-hydroxythreonine-4-phosphate dehydrogenase PdxA, translating into MTNTPSLPVVALTLGDPAGIGAELIAKLLAKPEAAALANIVLIGDRWLWDEGQRIAGTSVATDEVQSLADVRGRANVARPAFLAMDSIDPALVQRGQAAAPGGRSVLQVLDRCMNATLAGEVDAICFAPLNKHAMKIGGMQHEDELHHFAQHLGVAGYFCEFNTLGELWTSRISSHVPLKDVASYVSVERIEQAAELIYRSLLANGVAQPKIAVAAFNPHGGDGGLCGREEVDVIVPAVQRLQARDWPTESPFHGPFPADTIFLKAQAGEYQAVVTMYHDQGQIAIKLMGFSRGVTVQGGLPIPITTPAHGTAYDIAGQGKASVEAMWQAFRIAGRMGAAHRLANHAPA; encoded by the coding sequence ATGACGAACACACCTTCCCTTCCCGTCGTTGCGCTCACGCTCGGCGACCCCGCCGGCATCGGCGCCGAACTGATCGCCAAGCTGCTGGCCAAGCCCGAGGCCGCCGCACTGGCCAACATCGTGCTGATCGGCGACCGCTGGCTGTGGGACGAAGGCCAGCGCATCGCCGGCACCTCGGTCGCCACCGACGAAGTGCAATCGCTGGCCGATGTGCGCGGCCGTGCGAACGTTGCGCGACCCGCATTCCTTGCCATGGACAGCATCGACCCCGCGCTGGTGCAACGCGGCCAGGCCGCGGCGCCGGGCGGCCGCTCGGTGTTGCAGGTGCTCGACCGGTGCATGAACGCGACATTGGCCGGCGAGGTCGACGCGATCTGCTTCGCACCGCTGAACAAGCACGCCATGAAGATCGGCGGCATGCAGCACGAAGACGAGCTGCACCATTTCGCGCAGCACCTTGGCGTGGCCGGCTACTTCTGCGAGTTCAACACCCTTGGCGAGCTCTGGACTTCGCGCATCTCCTCGCACGTGCCGCTGAAAGACGTGGCGAGCTACGTCAGCGTGGAGCGCATCGAGCAGGCGGCCGAACTGATCTACCGCTCGCTGCTGGCCAACGGCGTGGCGCAGCCCAAGATCGCGGTTGCGGCCTTCAACCCGCACGGCGGCGACGGAGGGCTTTGCGGGCGCGAAGAGGTCGACGTCATCGTGCCCGCCGTGCAGCGCCTGCAGGCGCGCGACTGGCCCACCGAGTCGCCCTTTCATGGCCCCTTCCCGGCCGACACCATCTTCCTGAAGGCGCAGGCGGGCGAGTACCAGGCCGTCGTGACCATGTACCACGACCAGGGCCAGATCGCGATCAAGCTGATGGGCTTCAGCCGCGGCGTCACGGTGCAGGGCGGGCTGCCGATTCCCATCACCACGCCGGCGCACGGCACGGCCTACGACATCGCGGGCCAGGGCAAGGCCAGCGTCGAAGCCATGTGGCAGGCCTTCCGCATCGCGGGCCGCATGGGCGCCGCGCACCGCCTCGCCAACCATGCACCCGCCTGA